From one Formosa sediminum genomic stretch:
- a CDS encoding ExbD/TolR family protein translates to MNIRGRNKVTPEFNMSSMTDIVFLLLIFFMLASTLVTTNAIDVLLPKASGKTENKQTIAVSIKKDLTYYIDQKRVGESVLEHEIKNALAKEDKPTIVLRAEESVPVEHVVKVMDIANRNKFKVILAVRPNN, encoded by the coding sequence ATGAATATTAGAGGAAGAAATAAAGTAACACCAGAATTCAATATGTCGTCAATGACAGATATTGTATTCTTGCTACTTATCTTTTTTATGTTGGCATCAACTTTAGTAACTACTAATGCTATCGATGTTTTATTGCCTAAAGCAAGTGGTAAAACAGAAAATAAGCAAACTATAGCGGTTAGTATTAAAAAAGATTTAACGTATTATATAGATCAAAAACGTGTTGGTGAAAGTGTCTTAGAGCATGAAATTAAAAATGCGTTAGCAAAAGAAGATAAGCCTACTATTGTATTGCGTGCTGAAGAATCTGTACCTGTAGAGCATGTTGTTAAAGTGATGGATATCGCCAACAGAAATAAATTTAAAGTGATTTTGGCTGTACGACCAAATAACTAA
- a CDS encoding Sec-independent protein translocase subunit TatA/TatB: MIQQPIFLFISGAEIMFVLFIVVMVFGADKVPEIARGLGKGIKEIKNATNDIKSEITKTADKNGLDTSVTKDVQEQLKQVKDDLEDFTGSVRRKM; the protein is encoded by the coding sequence GTGATACAACAACCTATATTTTTATTTATTAGTGGCGCAGAGATAATGTTCGTGTTATTTATTGTTGTCATGGTATTTGGTGCAGACAAAGTGCCAGAGATTGCACGTGGTTTAGGGAAAGGCATTAAAGAAATTAAAAATGCAACCAACGACATTAAATCTGAGATCACTAAAACAGCAGATAAGAACGGACTAGATACATCAGTAACTAAAGATGTGCAAGAACAATTAAAGCAAGTAAAAGACGATTTAGAAGATTTTACAGGATCTGTACGTCGTAAAATGTAA
- a CDS encoding SDR family oxidoreductase: MNFNLKNKYALVCGSTSGIGKATAFLLAEEGAKITLVARNEDKLKQVCAELPNANLHDYIVADFSNPNDLQNKLETYCTTQHGFHILVNNTGGPAAGPIYSATLDAFEIAFTQHLKCNHILVQTLAPFMKEVNYGRIINVISTSVKQPIDGLGVSNTIRGAVASWSKTLSNELGEFGITVNNVLPGSTATQRLFDIFKDTARITGQTEAEIIEESAKSIPVHRFATPEEIANAIVFLASELASYINGINLPVDGGRIKSL, from the coding sequence ATGAACTTTAATTTAAAAAATAAATATGCTTTAGTTTGCGGAAGTACTTCCGGAATAGGTAAAGCAACAGCTTTTCTTTTAGCAGAAGAAGGTGCAAAAATAACTTTAGTTGCTAGAAATGAAGACAAACTAAAACAGGTTTGTGCAGAGTTACCAAATGCAAACCTACACGACTATATTGTGGCAGATTTTTCTAACCCAAACGATTTACAAAACAAATTAGAAACATACTGTACCACACAGCACGGTTTTCATATTTTAGTTAATAATACAGGTGGCCCAGCCGCCGGGCCTATATACTCGGCAACTTTAGATGCTTTCGAAATTGCTTTTACTCAGCACTTAAAGTGCAATCATATTTTGGTACAAACTTTAGCTCCATTTATGAAAGAAGTAAACTATGGTAGAATTATAAATGTTATTTCTACCTCTGTAAAACAACCAATAGATGGACTTGGAGTGAGTAATACCATACGTGGCGCTGTGGCGAGCTGGAGTAAAACGCTATCTAATGAATTAGGTGAGTTTGGTATTACAGTAAACAACGTACTTCCTGGATCTACAGCCACACAACGCTTGTTTGATATTTTTAAAGATACAGCTCGTATTACAGGGCAAACTGAAGCCGAAATTATAGAAGAATCTGCAAAATCTATTCCTGTGCATCGTTTTGCTACTCCAGAAGAAATTGCTAATGCTATTGTGTTTTTAGCTAGTGAACTAGCCAGTTACATAAACGGTATTAACCTTCCTGTAGATGGTGGTCGTATTAAAAGTTTATAA
- a CDS encoding O-methyltransferase: protein MHFIPQELDNYVVKHTEDEPKLLKQLTRETYQKILQPRMLSGHYQGRILSMISKLIQPKIILEIGTYTGYSALCLAEGLHQNGQLHTIDVNEELYDFQRKYFDASEFGTQIKQHLGSAIDVIPELEGGFDLVFIDADKENYPNYFNLIIDKLNPGGVILSDNVLWSGKVIEPLNPKDVSTKAVLEYNTLLKEDDRIETVLLSVRDGLTISRKR, encoded by the coding sequence ATGCATTTTATACCTCAAGAGCTAGACAATTACGTTGTAAAACATACAGAAGATGAACCTAAGTTATTAAAACAATTAACACGAGAAACCTATCAAAAAATATTGCAACCTCGCATGCTAAGTGGGCATTATCAGGGACGTATTTTAAGTATGATTTCTAAATTAATACAACCTAAAATTATTTTAGAAATTGGAACTTATACAGGCTATTCTGCTTTGTGTTTAGCTGAAGGTTTACACCAAAATGGGCAGTTACATACTATAGATGTTAATGAGGAGTTATACGATTTTCAGAGAAAATATTTTGATGCTTCTGAATTTGGGACACAAATTAAGCAACATTTAGGATCGGCTATCGATGTTATTCCTGAATTAGAAGGTGGATTTGATTTAGTTTTTATAGATGCCGATAAAGAAAATTATCCTAATTACTTTAATTTAATTATTGATAAGTTAAATCCAGGTGGTGTGATTTTATCTGACAATGTATTGTGGAGTGGAAAAGTTATCGAGCCATTAAATCCTAAAGACGTATCTACAAAAGCTGTTTTAGAATATAATACCTTGTTAAAAGAAGACGATAGGATTGAAACGGTACTGCTTTCTGTGCGCGATGGCTTAACAATTAGTAGAAAAAGATAG
- the msrA gene encoding peptide-methionine (S)-S-oxide reductase MsrA, whose amino-acid sequence MQSIKISILTFITVFAFSCKHEAQTNPKQEAIKNAQPVQVKSSKHEAKAYFASGCFWCVETIYESVIGVKEVISGYSGGHTKNPTYEASNTGKTGHAESVEVIYDPIKVSFETLVDVYFGSQDPTQVNGQGPDHGSQYRSIIFYQNEAQKQIIVKKKADLEQSLNKKVDAEIYPFQKFWRAEDYHQDYKKHHPNNGYIINVSIPRYNAFKAKFPELIKKNH is encoded by the coding sequence ATGCAATCCATAAAAATATCAATACTTACATTCATTACTGTGTTTGCCTTTAGTTGTAAACATGAAGCACAAACTAATCCTAAGCAAGAAGCAATTAAAAATGCCCAACCTGTTCAAGTAAAATCCTCTAAACATGAAGCTAAAGCTTATTTTGCTAGCGGATGCTTTTGGTGCGTAGAGACTATTTATGAAAGTGTTATTGGAGTTAAAGAAGTTATTTCTGGGTATTCTGGTGGGCACACAAAAAACCCAACCTATGAAGCTAGTAATACTGGTAAAACTGGGCACGCAGAATCTGTTGAAGTAATTTACGATCCTATAAAAGTAAGTTTTGAAACTTTAGTAGATGTGTATTTTGGATCTCAGGACCCCACTCAAGTAAACGGACAAGGACCAGATCACGGATCGCAATACCGTTCTATAATCTTTTATCAAAATGAAGCACAAAAACAAATTATTGTTAAAAAGAAAGCAGATTTAGAGCAATCTTTAAATAAAAAAGTAGATGCTGAAATATATCCATTTCAAAAATTTTGGAGAGCAGAAGACTATCACCAAGACTATAAAAAACATCACCCAAACAATGGTTATATTATAAATGTATCAATCCCTAGATATAATGCCTTTAAAGCAAAATTTCCTGAATTAATAAAAAAGAATCATTAA
- a CDS encoding acyl-CoA dehydrogenase family protein → MNFNLTEEHIMIRDAARNFAQTELLPGVIERDNKQEFPKVQIKKMAELGFLGMMVDPKYGGSGLDTQSYILAMEEISKIDASAAVVMSVNNSLVCWGLEHYGTETQKQKYLTKLATGEVIGAFCLSEPEAGSDATSQKTTAIEHDDYYLLNGTKNWITNGSTADFYIVIAQTHVEKKHKGINAFIIEKGWKGFDIGPKEDKLGIRGSDTHSLQFNDVKIPKENRIGDDGFGFKFAMKTLAGGRIGIAAQALGIASGAYELALKYAKERKTFGTAICNHQAISFKLVDMATQIEAARHLCMKAAWEKDQNMDYTVSGAMAKLYASKVAMNTTIEAVQVHGGNGFVKDYHVERLMRDAKITQIYEGTSEIQKIIISRRLIGTK, encoded by the coding sequence ATGAATTTCAACTTAACCGAAGAACACATCATGATTCGTGATGCTGCTCGTAATTTTGCTCAAACCGAATTATTACCTGGAGTAATTGAACGCGATAATAAACAAGAATTCCCTAAAGTACAAATTAAAAAAATGGCAGAACTCGGTTTTTTAGGAATGATGGTAGATCCAAAATATGGAGGTAGTGGGTTAGATACGCAATCTTATATACTTGCCATGGAAGAAATTTCTAAAATAGATGCATCTGCTGCTGTGGTAATGTCGGTAAACAACTCTTTAGTTTGCTGGGGTTTAGAACACTATGGCACTGAAACACAAAAGCAAAAATATCTAACAAAATTAGCAACCGGAGAAGTTATTGGTGCTTTTTGTTTAAGTGAACCTGAAGCTGGTAGCGATGCAACGTCTCAAAAAACCACAGCTATTGAACATGACGATTATTACTTATTAAACGGAACTAAAAACTGGATTACTAACGGTAGCACAGCTGATTTTTATATTGTAATTGCACAAACACACGTAGAAAAAAAACATAAAGGTATTAATGCTTTTATAATAGAAAAAGGATGGAAAGGCTTTGATATTGGCCCAAAGGAAGACAAATTAGGTATTCGAGGCAGCGACACCCATTCATTACAATTTAATGATGTTAAAATTCCTAAAGAAAACAGAATTGGAGATGATGGCTTTGGATTTAAATTTGCTATGAAAACTCTTGCTGGCGGACGTATAGGCATTGCCGCTCAAGCCTTAGGCATTGCCTCTGGCGCTTACGAGTTGGCACTAAAATATGCTAAAGAACGTAAAACATTTGGTACAGCCATTTGTAACCACCAAGCTATTTCTTTTAAACTTGTAGATATGGCAACCCAAATTGAAGCGGCACGGCACTTGTGTATGAAAGCGGCATGGGAAAAAGATCAGAATATGGATTACACTGTTTCTGGAGCTATGGCAAAACTATATGCTTCTAAAGTTGCAATGAACACAACTATTGAAGCTGTTCAAGTACATGGTGGTAATGGCTTTGTAAAAGATTATCATGTAGAACGCTTAATGCGAGATGCAAAAATTACTCAGATTTACGAAGGCACTTCCGAAATTCAAAAAATTATAATTTCCAGACGCCTTATTGGTACTAAATAA
- a CDS encoding MotA/TolQ/ExbB proton channel family protein, whose protein sequence is MLYALFQDPTEGVEVLTDGEPVKKTLSIIELISSGGVAGQLIIGILFLLLVAALYIYFERLFAIKAASHIDANFMNQIKDHVSDGKIDSAQTLCAQQNTPVSRLIGKGISRIGKPLEDINTAIENAGRLEVYGLEKNVSVLATISGAAPMIGFLGTVIGMILSIFEIANSGGQIDIKLLADGLYTAMTTTVAGLIVGIVAYMTYNHLVVKTDKVVYQMEYNSLEFLDHLNEPI, encoded by the coding sequence ATGTTATACGCCCTTTTTCAAGACCCTACAGAAGGAGTTGAAGTTCTAACAGATGGAGAACCTGTAAAAAAAACACTATCTATAATAGAATTAATTAGCAGTGGAGGAGTTGCTGGACAACTCATTATCGGAATTTTATTTTTATTGTTAGTAGCAGCACTGTATATTTATTTTGAACGTTTGTTTGCCATTAAAGCCGCGTCACATATCGATGCAAATTTTATGAATCAAATTAAAGATCATGTAAGTGATGGTAAAATTGATTCTGCCCAAACATTGTGTGCACAGCAAAATACACCAGTTTCTAGATTAATTGGTAAAGGGATTTCAAGAATAGGAAAACCTTTAGAAGATATTAATACAGCGATTGAAAATGCTGGTCGATTAGAAGTCTATGGATTAGAAAAAAATGTTAGTGTTTTAGCAACCATTTCTGGAGCAGCACCTATGATTGGGTTTTTAGGAACGGTAATAGGAATGATCCTTTCTATTTTTGAGATTGCCAATTCTGGAGGACAAATTGATATTAAATTGTTAGCAGACGGTCTGTATACAGCGATGACAACTACTGTTGCTGGTTTAATAGTAGGTATTGTAGCTTATATGACATATAACCATTTGGTTGTAAAAACAGATAAAGTTGTATACCAGATGGAATATAATTCGTTAGAATTTTTAGATCACTTAAACGAGCCAATTTAA
- a CDS encoding carboxypeptidase-like regulatory domain-containing protein — MKVQILLCCFIGSISVVKAQNLQEISGMVIGEDDIENIHVINKTSRRFTVTKANGTFVIEAKLHDTIAFTAIQYTTREIIIDKNILENQVIRVNLSEEVNTLDEVIVGKVLTGNLMSDIINSEAEPENNFYNVGIPGYKGKRATQAERKLSEAKSGMLNKVVNGVTGYTKMLKAHVKLERNDVLITQIRQRLSDDLFTLYPLDVSKRMDFWYFCSESPDFLIRCKGQSDVEILEYLIEKYAVYKNNLKSE, encoded by the coding sequence ATGAAAGTACAAATTTTGTTATGTTGTTTTATAGGGAGTATATCTGTTGTAAAGGCTCAAAATTTACAAGAGATTTCTGGTATGGTAATTGGCGAAGATGATATTGAAAACATACATGTCATCAATAAAACATCAAGACGTTTTACAGTTACAAAAGCTAATGGAACATTTGTAATTGAGGCTAAACTTCATGATACCATTGCGTTTACAGCAATTCAATACACAACACGAGAAATTATAATAGATAAAAACATTCTTGAAAATCAAGTAATTCGGGTAAATTTAAGTGAAGAAGTTAATACGTTAGACGAGGTTATTGTAGGGAAAGTGTTAACAGGTAATTTAATGTCTGATATTATTAATTCTGAAGCAGAACCCGAAAATAACTTTTACAATGTTGGTATTCCTGGATATAAAGGAAAACGCGCCACACAAGCAGAACGTAAATTAAGTGAAGCAAAATCCGGAATGCTTAATAAAGTAGTAAATGGAGTTACAGGATACACAAAAATGTTAAAAGCACATGTAAAATTAGAAAGAAATGATGTCTTAATCACTCAAATCCGACAACGCCTATCAGACGATTTGTTTACTTTATATCCTCTAGATGTGTCTAAACGCATGGATTTTTGGTATTTCTGTTCAGAATCTCCAGACTTTTTAATTCGATGTAAAGGACAGTCTGATGTAGAAATTTTAGAATATTTAATCGAGAAGTATGCCGTATATAAAAACAATTTAAAATCAGAATAA
- a CDS encoding energy transducer TonB, with amino-acid sequence MKYLETKHERNSATITLLICVILVLLMFVMGPPYMDPPEEYGVAVNFGTTDFGSGNVQPNEPIKSEPVKVNKVPEEVTEPEPVKPAPAEASQVKEEVLTEDNSEAVAIKKQKEAEAKAKKEAENKAKAEADAKAKAEAERVAKEQREKEEKKKKLDALIGGVSKSEGTAKGSEGNDNQAGDKGQLDGNPYAASYFGGAGSGSGGVGYGLNGRGKASFTPIKQDCNESGLVVVEIEVNRQGEVIKATPGVKGTQNKSSCLLEPARKIALSHKWRPDPNAPARQIGFVSINFSVGQ; translated from the coding sequence ATGAAATATTTAGAAACAAAACATGAACGTAATTCGGCAACAATCACACTATTAATTTGTGTGATTTTAGTGTTGTTAATGTTTGTTATGGGGCCACCTTATATGGATCCGCCAGAAGAATATGGTGTGGCAGTAAATTTTGGAACTACAGATTTTGGTAGTGGTAATGTACAACCAAATGAGCCTATTAAATCTGAGCCTGTTAAAGTGAACAAGGTCCCGGAAGAAGTTACAGAACCCGAACCTGTAAAGCCTGCTCCAGCAGAAGCATCTCAAGTTAAAGAAGAGGTTTTAACAGAGGATAACAGCGAAGCTGTAGCCATAAAAAAGCAAAAAGAAGCTGAAGCTAAAGCGAAGAAAGAAGCGGAAAATAAGGCTAAAGCCGAAGCTGATGCTAAAGCTAAAGCAGAGGCTGAACGTGTAGCAAAAGAACAGCGTGAAAAAGAAGAAAAGAAAAAGAAACTCGATGCTTTAATTGGAGGTGTAAGTAAATCTGAAGGTACTGCAAAAGGTAGCGAAGGAAACGATAACCAAGCAGGAGATAAAGGACAATTAGATGGAAATCCTTATGCAGCTAGTTATTTTGGAGGTGCAGGCTCAGGTAGTGGAGGTGTTGGTTACGGTTTAAATGGACGAGGTAAAGCATCTTTTACACCTATAAAACAAGACTGTAATGAATCTGGATTGGTGGTTGTGGAGATAGAAGTTAATAGACAAGGAGAAGTTATAAAGGCTACTCCAGGAGTAAAAGGGACACAAAATAAAAGTTCGTGTTTATTAGAACCAGCAAGAAAAATAGCTCTGTCTCATAAATGGAGACCAGATCCTAATGCACCAGCGCGACAAATAGGGTTTGTAAGTATCAATTTTAGTGTAGGTCAATAA
- a CDS encoding anhydro-N-acetylmuramic acid kinase: MIKNNFKVIGVMSGTSLDGVDIIYADFNYDSGWEFSILNAETIPYTAKWLNNLKHLINYSKPELQQIDADYTLYLAGLIQEFIVKHDINNIDAICSHGHTALHDPEHGLTYQIGNLPELAHILKQQVVCDFRVQDVKLGGQGAPLVPIGDALLFSEYDFCLNLGGFANVSTQLAGERIAFDVCPVNIVLNHYIQPLGFDYDDGGKLAATGLVNADLLHQLNALPFYKAPYPKSLGLEWVMDKIFPLIDEKHLDVHDILRTFVEHIAIQLAKILPHSQNTSLLITGGGAYHSFLIDRLKALAPCKIIIPDHAVVEYKEALIFGLLGVLKLRGEINCLKSVTGASQNHSTGVVYSYLK; encoded by the coding sequence ATGATAAAAAATAATTTCAAGGTCATTGGTGTCATGTCGGGTACATCTTTAGATGGGGTAGATATCATTTATGCAGATTTTAATTACGATTCGGGTTGGGAGTTTTCAATTTTAAATGCAGAAACCATCCCGTACACAGCAAAATGGTTAAACAATTTAAAACATTTAATAAATTATTCTAAGCCAGAACTACAACAAATAGATGCAGATTATACTCTTTATTTAGCGGGTTTAATTCAGGAGTTTATTGTTAAGCATGATATAAATAATATAGATGCCATATGTTCTCATGGCCATACAGCATTACACGATCCAGAACATGGACTTACATACCAAATAGGAAATTTACCAGAACTAGCACATATTTTAAAACAACAAGTGGTTTGTGATTTTAGAGTTCAAGATGTAAAACTAGGAGGACAAGGCGCTCCTTTAGTGCCTATAGGTGATGCATTACTATTTTCTGAATACGACTTTTGTTTAAATTTGGGTGGATTTGCAAATGTATCTACTCAATTAGCGGGTGAACGCATTGCTTTTGATGTGTGCCCTGTAAATATAGTTTTAAACCATTATATTCAACCATTGGGATTCGATTATGATGATGGAGGTAAACTAGCGGCTACAGGTTTAGTGAATGCAGATTTACTTCATCAATTAAATGCTTTGCCATTTTATAAAGCGCCTTATCCAAAATCTTTAGGTTTAGAGTGGGTAATGGATAAGATATTCCCTTTAATAGATGAAAAACACTTAGATGTACATGATATTTTACGCACTTTTGTAGAGCATATTGCCATACAACTAGCTAAAATTTTACCTCATTCTCAAAACACGTCTTTATTAATTACAGGAGGAGGTGCATATCATTCATTTTTAATCGACCGCCTAAAAGCATTAGCTCCTTGTAAAATAATTATACCAGATCACGCTGTTGTAGAATATAAAGAAGCTTTAATTTTTGGATTGTTAGGGGTTTTAAAATTAAGAGGTGAAATCAATTGTTTAAAAAGTGTAACCGGAGCATCTCAAAACCATTCAACAGGAGTTGTATACTCCTATTTAAAATAA
- a CDS encoding M1 family metallopeptidase: MKRLKYLILSAVFISAGVMAQEKAQPERKPGHTNNNKFKQLYDEFSTPNMFRTASGAPGPAYYQQQADYKMDITLDDKNAKISGAETITYTNNSPDVLKYLWVQLDQNMRAKDSKTPLIEGGGVAAGQQPGGFVSNYMEEPFDGGFNIEAVTDTSGKALTHMINRTMMRVELPQPLKSGEKFSFSIKWWYNINDHVNGRGRSGYEYFPEDGNRAYVIAQFYPRMAVYNDVEGWQNSQFWGRDEFALPFGNFEVNITVPADHILDGTGKLMNRKEVFSKEMMKRYEKAQKSFDEPVVIVTQEEAEAAEKQFSNKTKTWKLYAENVRDFGFATSRKFIWDMMAVKIGGKDIMAVSMYPKEGNPLWEEWSTKAVASTLKSYSKMTFDYPYHKAISVHAKNQGMEYPMICWNYGRPDKDGKYPDRVKFGMISVIIHEVGHNFFPMIVNSDERQWTWMDEGLNTFTQYVAEQEFGQEYPSALSPGQTAYPSRRGPAAKIVPYMGGDQDFIAPIMTKGLNTYQFGNNAYAKPATALNILRETIMGHELFDYAYREYAQRWMFKHPTPEDFFRTMEDASAVDLDWFWRGWFYTTDYVDIGVKDVKKYYVSSEVNEATKKQAERYGIAVSDLPPLVYMVEEGSDEFKDSLKNGSAVDNSPTLKEYLMDNFTPEERKKLKEPKYFYNVTFEKPGGLVMPIIVEYKYADGTSKTETYPAQIWRHNDKEVSKSVASDKEIVSITVDPNLETADVDTSNNSWPRESKPSDFDAFKEKSKN, encoded by the coding sequence ATGAAAAGACTAAAGTACCTAATCCTTTCTGCTGTTTTTATCTCAGCAGGCGTTATGGCGCAAGAAAAAGCGCAACCCGAACGTAAACCGGGACACACTAACAACAACAAATTTAAGCAGTTATACGACGAGTTTTCTACACCTAACATGTTTAGAACTGCTTCTGGAGCGCCGGGTCCTGCTTATTACCAACAGCAAGCAGATTATAAAATGGATATTACATTAGATGATAAAAATGCTAAAATATCTGGTGCTGAAACTATTACATACACAAACAATTCTCCAGATGTTTTAAAATACTTATGGGTACAATTAGATCAAAATATGCGTGCTAAAGATTCTAAAACACCTTTAATTGAAGGTGGAGGCGTGGCTGCAGGACAGCAACCAGGAGGATTTGTATCAAATTATATGGAAGAGCCTTTCGATGGCGGATTCAATATAGAAGCTGTTACAGATACATCAGGTAAAGCATTAACACACATGATTAACAGAACCATGATGCGTGTAGAGTTGCCACAACCTTTAAAGTCTGGAGAGAAATTTTCATTTTCTATTAAATGGTGGTATAACATTAACGATCACGTCAATGGGAGAGGACGCTCTGGTTATGAATATTTTCCAGAAGATGGAAATAGAGCTTACGTTATTGCTCAATTTTACCCAAGAATGGCAGTTTATAACGACGTAGAAGGATGGCAAAATTCACAGTTCTGGGGTCGTGACGAATTTGCATTACCATTTGGTAATTTTGAAGTAAACATTACTGTGCCTGCAGACCATATACTTGATGGGACAGGTAAATTAATGAATAGAAAAGAAGTATTCTCTAAGGAGATGATGAAGCGTTACGAAAAGGCTCAAAAATCTTTTGATGAGCCAGTAGTGATTGTTACACAAGAAGAAGCAGAAGCTGCCGAAAAGCAATTTAGTAATAAGACAAAAACATGGAAGCTGTACGCTGAAAATGTACGTGACTTTGGTTTTGCTACTTCAAGAAAGTTTATCTGGGATATGATGGCTGTTAAAATTGGAGGAAAAGATATTATGGCAGTGTCTATGTATCCTAAAGAAGGTAACCCTCTTTGGGAAGAATGGTCTACTAAAGCAGTAGCAAGTACTCTAAAATCGTACTCTAAAATGACTTTTGATTATCCTTACCATAAAGCCATATCTGTACATGCAAAAAATCAAGGAATGGAATATCCTATGATTTGTTGGAATTACGGCCGTCCAGATAAAGATGGTAAATATCCAGACAGAGTTAAATTTGGAATGATAAGTGTAATTATACATGAAGTTGGACATAACTTCTTTCCAATGATTGTAAATAGCGATGAACGCCAATGGACTTGGATGGACGAAGGTTTAAATACCTTTACGCAGTATGTAGCAGAGCAAGAGTTTGGACAAGAATATCCAAGTGCATTGTCTCCTGGACAAACAGCATACCCTTCTAGAAGAGGACCAGCCGCTAAAATTGTTCCTTATATGGGAGGCGATCAAGATTTTATAGCACCAATCATGACTAAAGGCTTAAATACATACCAATTTGGTAATAATGCTTACGCTAAACCTGCAACAGCATTAAATATATTAAGAGAAACAATTATGGGACATGAATTGTTTGACTATGCTTATAGAGAATATGCACAACGTTGGATGTTTAAACACCCAACACCAGAAGACTTTTTTAGAACAATGGAAGATGCTTCTGCAGTAGATTTAGACTGGTTCTGGAGAGGATGGTTCTACACTACAGATTATGTAGATATTGGAGTTAAAGACGTTAAAAAATATTATGTATCTTCAGAAGTAAATGAAGCAACTAAAAAGCAAGCAGAACGCTACGGTATTGCTGTTAGTGACTTACCGCCATTAGTATATATGGTAGAAGAAGGTAGCGACGAGTTTAAAGACTCTCTTAAAAATGGAAGTGCAGTAGATAACTCTCCTACACTTAAAGAATATTTAATGGATAATTTTACTCCAGAAGAGCGTAAAAAACTTAAAGAGCCTAAATATTTCTATAACGTAACTTTTGAAAAACCAGGCGGATTAGTAATGCCAATTATAGTTGAGTATAAATATGCAGATGGAACTTCTAAAACAGAAACGTATCCAGCTCAAATATGGAGGCATAACGATAAAGAGGTTAGTAAATCTGTAGCTTCAGATAAAGAGATTGTAAGTATAACTGTCGATCCAAATCTTGAAACAGCAGATGTAGATACATCAAACAATTCTTGGCCAAGAGAATCTAAACCAAGTGATTTTGATGCATTTAAAGAAAAATCTAAAAACTAA
- a CDS encoding DUF6702 family protein, with translation MKALKYFLLFVLLPILAFTTAHKYYVSITEIHYVKEKQSVQIISRIFIDDLERLVRERFDKSITLAIKDESPQVDFYLEKYLTEKLRIKINGKDAVLQFIGKEYDDDIAICYIEITNISNISKIEVQNLVLMDVFEEQQNVVRLDINNKKKSFILIKQNDKGLLKFD, from the coding sequence ATGAAAGCCCTTAAGTATTTTCTCTTATTCGTTTTATTGCCAATACTGGCATTTACCACTGCGCATAAATATTATGTGAGTATTACCGAAATACATTATGTTAAAGAAAAACAATCTGTACAAATAATTTCAAGAATATTTATAGATGATTTAGAACGCTTGGTTCGAGAACGGTTCGATAAATCCATCACTTTAGCTATAAAAGATGAATCTCCACAAGTTGATTTTTATTTAGAAAAATATCTAACAGAAAAATTAAGAATTAAAATTAACGGTAAAGATGCTGTCTTGCAATTTATAGGTAAGGAATATGATGATGATATTGCTATATGTTATATTGAAATAACTAACATCTCCAACATTTCTAAAATTGAAGTTCAAAATTTAGTCTTAATGGATGTGTTTGAAGAGCAACAAAATGTAGTACGACTAGATATAAATAATAAGAAAAAAAGTTTTATTCTAATTAAGCAAAATGATAAAGGATTGTTAAAATTTGATTAA